In Sodalis ligni, a single genomic region encodes these proteins:
- a CDS encoding sugar ABC transporter substrate-binding protein, whose protein sequence is MSALLVALASAIAPASFAADKKTPVVGIVAIDLQNSFFVRMRQAGDEAAKDYGVKTIWQGSEGSLEKEISNIENFVNQGVDVILVDPLDRAAIAAAVQKAKAKNIPVIAMGNKVDGNWNYNTLYPDYSNMSTVARALGNKLEGKGEVALLIGGKGNYVSDTREKAFRDVMSKEFPGIKLVGVEATNWDSSRSSDAVQTWLSTYPDLKGIGCFADSICVAAKAVVDANGRKIAFASYEGDPEMFPYVADGSNVIDVLNGAYRVGYWNIAVAARIAKGAKYDTDLHMPTYFVTSDKTAAELKAKGMNFPYITPAKAEVVAKDYRNEMSPSKPDSAMTVAAQ, encoded by the coding sequence GTGAGTGCTTTGCTTGTTGCCTTAGCCTCTGCGATAGCACCTGCGAGCTTTGCAGCAGATAAAAAAACACCGGTGGTCGGCATTGTGGCCATAGACCTGCAAAACTCGTTTTTTGTCCGTATGCGTCAAGCAGGCGATGAAGCGGCAAAAGACTACGGCGTTAAAACTATTTGGCAAGGTTCCGAAGGCAGCCTGGAAAAAGAGATTTCCAACATTGAGAACTTCGTGAACCAAGGCGTTGACGTGATTCTCGTCGATCCGTTGGATCGCGCTGCGATTGCGGCGGCGGTACAAAAAGCAAAAGCAAAAAATATTCCCGTCATTGCCATGGGCAATAAAGTGGACGGGAATTGGAATTACAATACGCTTTATCCCGATTACTCCAATATGAGCACCGTTGCCCGTGCATTGGGCAATAAACTTGAAGGCAAGGGAGAGGTCGCGTTGTTAATCGGCGGAAAAGGCAACTATGTTTCCGATACCCGCGAGAAAGCCTTCCGCGATGTCATGAGCAAAGAGTTCCCCGGTATTAAACTGGTGGGCGTCGAAGCGACGAACTGGGACAGTTCCCGCTCCTCTGATGCCGTACAAACCTGGCTCTCTACCTATCCTGACCTTAAGGGAATCGGCTGCTTCGCTGATTCCATTTGCGTAGCGGCAAAAGCGGTTGTTGATGCCAACGGACGCAAAATCGCGTTTGCCAGTTATGAGGGGGATCCTGAGATGTTCCCTTATGTGGCGGACGGTTCCAATGTCATTGATGTGCTGAACGGAGCTTACCGTGTAGGGTACTGGAATATCGCGGTTGCAGCGCGCATTGCCAAAGGCGCCAAATATGATACTGATCTTCATATGCCGACCTATTTTGTGACATCCGATAAAACGGCGGCTGAGCTTAAAGCGAAGGGGATGAATTTCCCTTATATCACTCCAGCCAAAGCAGAAGTCGTCGCTAAGGATTACCGGAACGAGATGTCGCCGTCCAAGCCGGACTCGGCGATGACCGTAGCCGCTCAGTAA
- a CDS encoding FAD-dependent oxidoreductase, with protein sequence MKKNYKVIIIGAGPAGLAAARALKDAGVQDLLLIERESQAGGVPRHCQHPTFGLLTYFRPMKGNTWIKKILQPVKEIPLRTDTTVISIRPGGFVDISSDNGLETLQAKRVIIATGVRETPRHARLISGLRPQGVLTAGALQQFIYLRKLKPGNRSVIVGSELVSFSALWTLYRAGIKPVALVDEHPRPVAFRLSTLLAHLLRVPVHFNTRVSHICGSERVEGMDITDKHGKTLRLDCDSVIFTGKFVGEYTLILKSHLQHDKKTGRPLFDQHGCCSDRDFYAVGNMTHPADMGDQCYQEGLQVGKAVALALQEEQPTHTDNPVLPIEHQDIIRMSAPAVIRLGGEDKTATLNIRVSRPVSGEVVVRDGQRELYRRRHRCMPERRILLKNINITHLTSDSTLSISIE encoded by the coding sequence ATGAAAAAAAACTACAAGGTGATTATTATCGGTGCCGGCCCGGCGGGGTTGGCCGCTGCCAGAGCATTAAAGGACGCGGGTGTCCAAGATTTGCTGTTGATTGAGCGTGAGAGCCAGGCGGGCGGGGTGCCGCGGCATTGCCAACATCCCACGTTCGGACTCCTGACCTATTTTCGGCCAATGAAAGGGAATACCTGGATAAAGAAGATTCTGCAGCCGGTCAAGGAGATTCCCCTGCGAACCGACACCACGGTTATCAGTATCCGGCCCGGGGGTTTCGTTGATATTTCGTCGGATAACGGTTTAGAAACGCTTCAGGCAAAGAGAGTGATTATCGCGACGGGCGTACGTGAAACGCCGCGACATGCGCGACTGATAAGCGGTCTTCGTCCGCAAGGGGTGCTGACGGCCGGTGCATTACAGCAGTTTATCTATTTGCGTAAGCTCAAACCAGGAAACCGCTCGGTCATCGTTGGCAGCGAACTGGTCAGTTTTTCTGCGCTTTGGACCTTATACCGCGCAGGTATCAAGCCTGTGGCGTTAGTGGATGAGCATCCCCGTCCTGTTGCCTTTCGCCTCAGTACGTTATTGGCCCATTTACTGAGAGTGCCCGTTCATTTTAACACTCGGGTCAGTCATATCTGTGGCAGTGAACGTGTTGAGGGTATGGACATTACCGATAAGCACGGCAAAACATTAAGGCTGGACTGCGACAGCGTCATTTTCACCGGCAAATTCGTTGGGGAATATACCCTGATTCTTAAAAGTCATTTGCAGCATGATAAAAAAACCGGCCGTCCTCTTTTTGATCAGCATGGTTGCTGTTCTGATCGCGACTTTTATGCGGTAGGGAATATGACGCATCCGGCAGATATGGGCGACCAATGCTATCAGGAAGGCTTGCAAGTAGGCAAAGCCGTGGCCCTGGCTCTGCAGGAAGAGCAGCCGACACACACGGATAATCCGGTGTTGCCCATTGAACATCAGGATATTATCCGAATGTCGGCCCCGGCCGTCATCCGTCTGGGCGGCGAAGATAAAACGGCGACGCTGAACATCAGGGTTTCGCGGCCCGTCAGCGGTGAGGTTGTGGTACGCGACGGGCAACGGGAGCTGTACCGCCGGCGTCATCGCTGCATGCCGGAGCGCCGGATCCTGCTGAAAAATATCAATATTACTCACTTGACCTCAGACAGCACGCTGTCCATTTCAATTGAGTGA
- a CDS encoding FGGY-family carbohydrate kinase, translating to MPNQRYAAIDQGTTGTRVIVFSEDGTHHSPAAIAHKQITPDSGWVEHDPMEILGNIRLCLSDCNVVDAIGLAHQGESIVAWDAQSGLPLYNAIVWQDQRTESVIRQLKEDGAEAMVREKTGLPLDTYFSASKMGWIMRNVPDAKKLARNGRLRLGTMDAFFLFHLCGTHATDYNSASRTSLFNIRTLQWDDALCRLFGVPIEALPAVKDNIGYFGDVTLAGKTVPLTACIVDQFAGTYGHGCRSPGQMKITFGTGAFLQSITGNAVPDAANSGLLPTLCWKLPGEEPVYGLDGGVYNAASAINWARKIGLFTDIEDFSDFPNQPAIARGLAFVPALSGLGCPYWDRSAAGLWAGLSLETERKDMLQSILEGIAIRSAEVINAMDKVQPIGDSITVDGGLSSNRYFKQFLSDLIQKHIVSPVNREMTAQGVALLAQKGLGNHDAFKINGNHEVITPQRNDLQPFYTRYLDIISRSRNLRA from the coding sequence ATGCCCAATCAGCGTTATGCTGCCATCGACCAGGGAACCACAGGTACGCGAGTCATTGTTTTTTCAGAAGACGGCACGCACCATTCCCCTGCCGCAATCGCCCATAAACAAATTACCCCCGATTCCGGCTGGGTCGAACATGATCCAATGGAGATCCTGGGCAATATCCGTCTGTGCCTCAGCGATTGTAACGTGGTGGATGCCATCGGCCTCGCGCACCAGGGCGAGAGCATCGTGGCATGGGATGCCCAAAGTGGTTTACCGTTATACAATGCCATTGTCTGGCAGGATCAGCGTACTGAATCGGTCATCCGACAGTTGAAAGAGGATGGCGCGGAAGCGATGGTTCGTGAGAAAACAGGGCTGCCTTTAGATACCTACTTTTCTGCCAGTAAGATGGGCTGGATTATGCGTAATGTGCCGGACGCGAAAAAACTCGCCCGTAATGGGCGGTTGCGTCTTGGGACAATGGATGCTTTTTTCCTGTTTCATCTTTGCGGCACGCACGCAACGGATTACAACTCCGCTTCCCGGACCTCGCTGTTTAATATCAGAACCCTGCAGTGGGATGACGCGCTTTGCCGGCTGTTTGGCGTTCCCATCGAAGCCCTGCCCGCCGTTAAAGATAATATCGGGTATTTTGGTGATGTGACGCTGGCGGGAAAGACCGTCCCTCTCACGGCTTGTATTGTTGATCAATTTGCCGGTACCTATGGACATGGCTGCCGCTCTCCCGGACAGATGAAAATCACCTTCGGTACCGGCGCCTTTTTGCAGTCGATCACCGGTAATGCAGTGCCCGATGCGGCAAATTCAGGGCTATTACCTACGTTATGCTGGAAGCTGCCGGGAGAAGAGCCGGTGTATGGTTTGGATGGCGGCGTATATAACGCAGCCTCGGCAATTAACTGGGCGCGGAAAATCGGCCTGTTCACCGATATTGAAGATTTTTCTGACTTTCCAAATCAGCCTGCCATCGCTCGCGGTTTAGCGTTTGTACCTGCTTTGTCCGGCCTTGGCTGCCCATACTGGGATCGTTCTGCCGCAGGGCTGTGGGCCGGGCTCTCCCTGGAAACCGAGCGCAAAGACATGCTTCAATCGATTCTTGAAGGGATTGCCATCCGCTCAGCGGAAGTGATTAATGCCATGGACAAGGTGCAGCCGATAGGGGATAGCATCACGGTTGACGGCGGGCTCTCATCGAACCGGTATTTTAAGCAATTCCTTTCTGACCTGATTCAAAAACACATTGTTTCACCCGTTAACCGCGAAATGACGGCGCAAGGCGTGGCATTGCTCGCGCAAAAAGGCTTGGGAAATCATGACGCGTTCAAGATAAACGGTAATCATGAGGTCATCACACCGCAACGTAATGATTTACAACCTTTTTATACTCGCTATTTGGACATCATTTCCCGCTCCCGCAATTTACGCGCTTAA
- a CDS encoding (2Fe-2S)-binding protein — protein sequence MPMLSEYQPRDYACPGNGGIVCHCELVTRREIEAAFDSDIPPECIGGLRRRTRVMMGRCNGFFCSNHVAEIAGNRLYNSLVVGHIE from the coding sequence ATGCCTATGCTGTCCGAATACCAGCCAAGGGATTACGCCTGCCCGGGCAACGGTGGGATTGTCTGCCACTGCGAACTGGTTACCCGCAGGGAGATAGAGGCGGCATTTGACTCTGATATTCCTCCTGAATGTATCGGGGGACTTCGTCGCCGAACGCGCGTCATGATGGGACGATGTAATGGGTTTTTCTGTAGTAATCATGTGGCCGAGATAGCTGGGAACCGTTTGTATAACTCGCTGGTCGTTGGACATATAGAATGA
- a CDS encoding FAD-binding oxidoreductase, producing MLDEIIINQLQAIVGKDNVLIGSVNLTTYSYDATADVPHAMPEVIVMPTSTAQVRKVVQLAAWKSIAIYPRGAGTNLSGGTIPLDHGIVLSLQKMDQILEIDAENLTATVQPGVVIQDLNNAIAPFGLMYPPDPGTVTTATMGGSVAENSGGLRGLKYGVTKHYVMGMEVVLANGNSVRFGGKTVKNVTAYDFSSLFVGSEGTLGIIVEITCKLLPEPKFHKAMLAAFNIMEDAGKTVSDIIKAQVIPATLEIMDNMTIRTVEDFAHVGLPTDAAALLLIEVDGMAELVVAQEADAVIRIVEENHGSLHIANSDEERDNLWSARRAALPALASLNNTVVLEDATVPRSRVTDMLLALAEIGRKYRLVLGTFGHAGDGNLHPTILADKYNADEMSRVHQAVEEIFATALKLGGTLSGEHGIGIAKMRFLGNEIGDSGLELMQAIKNALDPTHMLNPGKLIPREEKTHVSR from the coding sequence ATGTTGGACGAAATTATCATTAACCAACTCCAAGCTATTGTAGGGAAAGATAATGTATTGATTGGCAGCGTTAATTTGACGACGTATAGCTATGATGCCACTGCCGATGTGCCCCATGCCATGCCTGAAGTGATTGTCATGCCTACCAGCACGGCGCAAGTGCGAAAGGTGGTGCAATTGGCCGCCTGGAAAAGTATTGCCATCTACCCGCGCGGCGCAGGAACCAATTTGAGCGGCGGAACCATTCCTCTTGACCATGGGATAGTCCTGTCGTTGCAAAAAATGGATCAAATTCTGGAAATCGATGCGGAGAATCTTACCGCCACCGTACAGCCCGGCGTTGTCATCCAGGATCTTAACAATGCCATTGCGCCCTTTGGGCTGATGTATCCCCCCGATCCGGGCACCGTCACCACCGCCACCATGGGGGGCTCGGTGGCGGAAAACTCGGGGGGACTGCGCGGCTTGAAATATGGCGTCACCAAACATTATGTCATGGGCATGGAAGTCGTCCTGGCCAATGGCAACAGCGTGCGTTTTGGCGGTAAAACGGTGAAAAACGTCACTGCTTATGATTTTTCCAGCCTCTTTGTTGGTTCTGAAGGCACGTTGGGCATCATTGTGGAAATAACCTGCAAATTACTCCCCGAGCCGAAATTTCATAAAGCGATGCTGGCCGCCTTCAATATCATGGAAGACGCCGGTAAAACGGTTTCCGATATTATCAAGGCGCAGGTTATTCCCGCCACCCTGGAAATTATGGATAACATGACCATCCGAACGGTGGAGGATTTTGCCCATGTCGGACTGCCCACGGACGCCGCGGCGCTGCTATTGATTGAGGTTGATGGCATGGCCGAACTGGTGGTGGCGCAAGAAGCCGACGCGGTGATACGGATTGTCGAAGAAAACCACGGTAGCTTGCATATCGCCAATTCAGATGAAGAGCGCGACAACCTCTGGTCCGCCCGACGGGCGGCATTGCCGGCGCTGGCGTCACTTAACAATACGGTGGTATTGGAAGACGCCACCGTGCCGCGCAGTCGTGTCACCGACATGCTGCTTGCGCTGGCGGAGATCGGGCGCAAGTACCGGCTGGTGCTCGGCACCTTTGGCCATGCCGGCGACGGGAATCTGCATCCCACCATCCTCGCCGATAAATATAATGCTGACGAGATGTCCCGGGTGCATCAGGCCGTCGAGGAGATCTTTGCCACCGCCCTGAAATTAGGCGGCACCTTATCGGGGGAACACGGCATAGGCATCGCCAAGATGCGTTTCTTAGGCAATGAGATTGGTGACTCTGGTCTCGAACTCATGCAAGCCATTAAAAATGCCCTGGATCCCACCCATATGTTAAATCCCGGCAAGCTCATTCCCAGGGAAGAGAAGACTCATGTTTCCCGTTGA
- a CDS encoding NAD(P)/FAD-dependent oxidoreductase, which translates to MNMLFVWIYSRLMTERSFFILILVNCWRRFLALTYLPGHSNGQGCDAFSDRFVYKMPWIVEVCFSVLSEGGNKVMTQSNSSADVIVIGGGVVGCAVFRRFCLMGARAVLLEKGGDILSGASKANSALLHTGFDAPPDSLELACMQAGYREYLAIHQKMNLPLLETGAIVIAWNDEQFAALAGIVKVAHQNGVMDVRQIDSQEIYQREPHLSPGAMGGVIVPGESVIDPWSTPLAYLVQGVKHGGRYHFNCGVRHAGFNDGQWTLETEKGTFNARLVINCAGNHGDHVDAMWREPEFEIRPRKGQFLVYDKPAAEKITAIILPVPTAITKGVLLSKTIFGNLILGPTAEEQTDRDKAEVDEEKLKELMEKGCRLLPSLADYSVTATYAGLRPATEKKEYRILDYPEKQWITAGGIRSTGLTSALGIAAHIESLYRQNFAPLFALDPQGNFSGPPCLCCPNTSQGITPARATVGLSATANWLPAGR; encoded by the coding sequence ATGAATATGCTGTTTGTGTGGATTTATTCACGCCTTATGACCGAACGGTCATTTTTCATATTGATTTTGGTCAATTGCTGGCGTAGGTTTTTAGCACTCACTTATCTTCCCGGCCATTCAAACGGTCAGGGGTGTGACGCATTTTCTGATCGTTTTGTTTACAAAATGCCATGGATTGTCGAAGTTTGTTTTAGCGTGTTAAGTGAAGGTGGAAATAAAGTCATGACACAATCAAACAGTTCCGCAGACGTGATTGTTATCGGTGGAGGCGTGGTGGGATGTGCTGTATTCCGGCGCTTTTGTCTAATGGGGGCCAGAGCGGTGCTGCTGGAAAAAGGCGGGGATATTCTCTCCGGCGCCAGCAAGGCCAACAGCGCTTTGCTGCATACCGGATTTGATGCTCCGCCGGACAGCCTGGAGCTAGCCTGCATGCAGGCCGGCTACCGGGAATACCTTGCTATCCATCAGAAAATGAACCTGCCGCTGCTGGAAACGGGAGCGATAGTGATTGCCTGGAATGACGAACAGTTTGCGGCTTTAGCCGGAATTGTGAAGGTGGCGCATCAGAACGGGGTAATGGATGTTAGGCAGATTGATAGCCAAGAAATATATCAACGTGAACCCCACCTTTCACCCGGCGCAATGGGCGGGGTCATTGTTCCCGGCGAAAGTGTTATTGATCCCTGGAGCACGCCATTGGCTTACCTGGTACAAGGCGTCAAACACGGTGGCCGGTATCATTTCAACTGTGGGGTCAGACATGCCGGTTTTAACGACGGCCAGTGGACTTTGGAAACGGAGAAGGGCACATTCAACGCGCGGCTGGTAATCAACTGCGCGGGCAATCATGGCGACCATGTTGATGCAATGTGGCGCGAACCTGAATTTGAAATCCGTCCGCGTAAAGGTCAGTTTTTGGTTTACGACAAGCCCGCCGCGGAAAAAATCACAGCGATCATTTTGCCGGTCCCCACCGCAATCACGAAAGGGGTTTTATTGTCAAAGACCATCTTTGGCAATCTTATTCTGGGGCCGACGGCGGAAGAACAAACCGATCGCGATAAAGCTGAAGTCGATGAAGAAAAGCTAAAAGAGCTGATGGAGAAAGGTTGCCGGCTGCTGCCCAGCCTGGCGGATTATAGCGTAACGGCGACCTACGCCGGTTTACGTCCCGCTACCGAAAAGAAAGAATATCGCATACTCGATTATCCTGAAAAACAGTGGATTACCGCGGGTGGGATTCGTTCTACCGGGCTGACTTCCGCACTGGGGATTGCCGCCCATATTGAATCCCTCTATAGGCAGAATTTTGCGCCTTTGTTTGCGTTGGATCCCCAGGGCAACTTTTCTGGCCCACCATGCCTATGCTGTCCGAATACCAGCCAAGGGATTACGCCTGCCCGGGCAACGGTGGGATTGTCTGCCACTGCGAACTGGTTACCCGCAGGGAGATAG